The genomic interval CCGTTCAAGGGCCAGCTTCAGGGACCcacacaaaaacatgcaatgaagagacaggtgtgaacctgcccttgAACTAAGCCAGATTAGGAGACTGCATATGTCATGTGGAGGTAGAAAAGCATTGAATTCCTGTTTTGCTTTAGACATAAAAGAACAGACATGAATAATCACATTGAGATTTTTCTACACAACCTAGTAAAGAGTTCTCACCtagcttttttctttattttctcttttctttttttaccaagcaACTTGCTAAACAAGAATTATTACTGCCAGCACAGAAGCTGTGGGGCAATTATAAAGCACAAGGCAATAAAAGTGTCAAACTGAACCGCTCTCACATGTATAATGATTTTATTGAAATGGTTATTAAACTTTAACTGTGCTCTGTTAGGAAACAATTGTCAGGTCTCTTTTATCCATAAAGTAAAAAGATTTGCAGCTAGAGACATGAAAAGTTGGGTTAAGTCAGGATTGCTGATTTTGTGATCTACAAGCAGCTATAACAGTTTCATAATGGCTAGTTCCCATCATCTACCTAGGTGAGGAGGATCTGGGCAATGCTAAACACGTCTCTTTTCATGGCTTCAAACTGACTGCTAGACAAGATCAGACCCGTCAAAACAGTCACCCTGGAGAGCCGCATATTTTTAACAAAGTAGCTCTCCTCCCAAACATAAAAGACAAGAATTAACAAAACCATCAGCTTTCCCAGTAGAACATTCCTAGTGCAACAGTTAACTTCTTCATTGCTAGCTAGTACATGTAAAACTCCATACAACATGAAAATGTATCATTCAAAAGTTCTAGATTTAAAGCAGCTCTAAGTCACAGTCCTCACATTAGGaattaataaaaaagcagcaagtACACAACCATAGAGGCTGCTGGTGGTCTCCATTATTCTGACTGCAACGTCAGCTTTCTGCTATAAGAAAACTACATAATTCCTTTATTCCTTgaattgtgtatcatggatgtgggtgttacacttgtagtctTAGATCCACAGCAGAATAGGTGGCTACAAAGTAAATACTTTTGAATAGAGCATAAATTGTAGCCAGTTTCATTTAGGATATGCAGTTCTCTGTAAAGGATATAGGGTAGGTATGGGAACTAACATTACACAGATATTAGGAATAACAGAAGAAAGGATCATTGAGACaaagcaaaagttttattttttactttaaagacacAGTGTATACAAGCCCCATAACTAAAATGATATATATCACAGCTCTCCAGTCCTTAGATGCAGCGGCTTCAATAATTTTCCCTTTCatgctaataatattttctacaaatgtAGTATATGTTAATTTTACCATTATTCCTAAATTCTTGTAACTTTCTGTGCACTAAACTGAAAACTATCTTCTGTTAACAACAACACAAGCCATCCTCCCTATGCACTGGAGTTGGGGAGAAATGGAAGTATGTTTAGTCAAACCCTTGCTTAAGGTTAGTAATGACAACAACAGCCCCAGCAATAATAAACAGTCCATGCCTGAGCTTTTAACAAAGAAGTTGAATCCCTAAATTTCTTTAAATGAAATCTCactttttaaaatgcagttaTCCCACAAACCTCATTCTCTGGACCTAAACTCCTCCTTCACGGAAGTATATTTACCAAGATTTGATTGCACAGTGCCTCTGTTCACCTCCTATACTATCCTGGTTGTACCTGTGAATTTCAGCCCCGTAGATCTCTATAGAGCTGTGTCCTGAGGCAAGTGAAGGTAATACCCTGGAGGACTATAGGGCTGTATTGAGCAGGCGTTACCAGGAAggatatatgtatacaatatacatatacataaagacACTATTAGATTTCCATGTACAAATGTGGTGAGGGAGGTTGTTTTTGTCCCCTactgggaagatttccccttGCTTTTGACAGGATGTCACAGATGGCAGAGGGTTCTCCATGGGTAATCTCCACAATGTAGTCATGGTAGTCATAATAATCTCCACAATGGTACAAAGACAACACGAGTAAAAATGTCAGAATCCCTATTGGTGTCAGTTTCTTCATGTCTCAGAGATGTCTATTTCTAAAACTTTCGTAAATTAAGGAATTACTGTTACTTTATGAAATAAGGAAAATGATCTTTCTCATGATGACTCAAATAAAAGGGTTTTCATGTGTCTGATCCATCATGAAGCATACATGGGATTTATCAATTAAGTTTATTTGGGTAGTCATTTGCTGCATGCATCTCCCCAGTAAATGGATCTTAATGCTACTCAGCCTTTAATTTCAAAAAGATTAcaatgaataatacaaaaaactacATGGACTACTTAGGTGAGCAAAGAAATTTAGGTCAATGAGATGACTTGCTCATAGAAAGAGACTGCAGAAGAAGCCGCACTGGCCTATCAATTCATGAAAATTAAGTTCACTCCTCGTGTAAGTGTATATTACAGAAcagaacattacaaaaaaactacaatttaTGTTCCGTTTTAAACACATACTAGGCATATGTAATAATTCTGATGCCCTGAACTAGGTAATATTCAATGATCTAGAGCTATGAAACAGATGCTTCCATGAAAACCAGTTTACAAAGCTGGCACcggtattgggcctgatttattaagctctcaaAGCCCAGAGAAGATAAGTGATCCTGCATACCTGGAATcgattttccaaaaaaaacatttctattagttggcaaatgtattcaatcttgaaccagattctacgtttgctggatcacccagattcaccaatgacagtctatcttcttcagcctttgagaaatgtaataaatcaccCTTATTATAGCGATATGGATCAGGGTATCTTAGGGTTCCCTTATAAGGACATCACTGGATATCTATGACTTAAAAGGATTCTGTAAGGTTTTCAAATAATGGAAAATCCACTGTTGAGCTGATATGACAGCATAGCTACCATAATTAAATATTGGATTTAACCTTGTTTAGCACAGCCTTACCATACAACAACATAAAAGATCCAACAAACTGCcttgatttatttaaaagcaaagtaAACACTTTAATACAATCCTAGACTGAAGAATATACTTTAGATAGTATCTCATTATAAGTCTTGATAAGCGATCCTAATGGGGGAGAACCTTAgacaataaaataaccaaaaaaggTTAGATGGGAGCTTGTTTTCAGATAAATTGGCTGGCTCttggaatttattaaaaatatatttagcctGAAGCTGTAACTAATATCAAGAAAAATGCTGTCAGTCAAATACAGTATGAATTTTTACCTAATGACTACAATATGCATTGAACCTAATCAAGGTTCACAATACTATTAACTACCTCCATTCTGAATTACTTGATTCCAGTAGTTTTGGTTGTAAGAGACTTTTATTTAAGTAAGTCAGGTCTCCCAAGTCAAGGCAAAAGagtgaagtttaaaaaaacattaatttcataaaatgtttcttcCCCACTCATCAAGACTGTAATCTTCTAGCAGttgttcagtatttttattacattggtcATACACAGTGCATATGTCTTTGCTGTCAGTATGATCTTTCCAGAATAGGTCATAATCTTGCTTGGATACTTTTGTTCTCAATATTTGTAGCAACAAAACCATAGTAAGTAAAAAAACTTGCCACAAATATGTACACATAATACATGGATGGGTGTGATTTCATGCAGGGTAACCCTCTAAAATGAATAATTTGGATGAGCttgcaaagaaaacaatgttGGGTTTCAACCTGTCTTCAAGATAAACATAAGCTATTTTTCAAGTTAGGACACAGCAGAGAATTTCAGACAGGAAAGCTTTTAAAGATGTTATTACATGGTCACCAAATCTGGGATCAGTAGAACCATAACAAGAGCTTTGCTACAAAATAATAGCAATGAAAGTCAAACATACTAAAATGATACACATAAATGAATCAGCCAAAAACGTAAGGCAACATTACAAAACTAATTAGAACTCTAATTCACCTTAATCcttcatgaaaaatgtatgtttttagttatattaaaactgattaaacattttaatatatgatGGGTTTTCTTAGTAAGAATTTGTGAAGTTTTCTAGCCATAATTCCTTCCTTCGATGGCATACAGTAATAACATTTTGAAGCAAATTTGACATTAATTATTGCCCTGCTGTAATGTTTCAtattcattatacaaaagtaaacTGGACCAGGATGTGCGATCTATATCAAATAAGATATGACTTGCAAATGAGAGTTTATGTATCATTCATTATCATGTGTTCAAGCGCTGGGAGCTATTTTCAAGGTCTACTAGTTTCATTTGCTTATTAAGTAAACATTAAAAGTTAATGGGAATCTTTTACCAACAGAAAACTTAAGGCATGTTGTTGTTCACTAATTAGACAAAGTAAAGTTTTTGCTGAGTTTATCAGTGTCCAATTATGCTTCTCTTCCGCTGCcactctttgcagatctctacactggtttccatttcaccttagaatcaaattcaagctcctgtgctttgccttcaaatccgttcacagttattgtcccacttacatttctgacctggtaaaaaaatactccccctgccgctctctcctccgatgacctactaatgacttcctcactcataacctcatcacacgcatggatacaagacttctctagagctgccccaactctctggaatggtcttccttgtcctatccgggttgctcctactttctgctcatttaaaagagcccagaaaacccattttttcaaacttgcctacctgttttcttctgttatttgaaaccatcactacttcccacctttacatatctcccatcctattgtgtgtaaattcccacacctactagattgtaagctcttcggggcagggtcctctcctcctgtattagtctggcaacccctatttaatgtacagagctgcataatatgttggcgctatataaatcctgtttattattagtctgtcatttgcaacccctatttaatgtacagcgctgcgtaatatgttggcgccatataaatcctgtttaataataataataataataataattatcacaaAATTCCCCCTGATGGCAGCAGCGTTAAAGAAATCTTCATCACAGTGTTTGGGTACAAAATAACGTCTGCTCAAATACATGCATGCAGATTTCTTCAGCTTTATAAAATGCATACAGTTTATGAAACATGATTATCTTCATTGCCGTATTGTGTGACTGCAGACTTACCTACATACAATAcacagggaaataaaaatatgtaaacagcCTATTTTATTTATCCCAACTGCAGAAAAATGAGATTAAGGCCCATGGGTTACTCCATAGGGTTGTAGCCATGCTTTTTCCAACGTGAACCCTACAAAGATCAAGTGTGTACAATACATATATTGAGATATGCAAAGTGAATCATGTTAATATTTCTCAGGAAATTATGTCTTTAAACCTGTGCTTTCGGACCATTTTTTTATCATTccttaaataatgtataataaataggaataaaatttgtaatatttgttatcTTATTTTCTAGGCACTATGCAGGCTACTCGGGCATTGATGATCTGTGGAATTATTGTGGGCTTCTTCGCCGCTTGCATTGCTGCAGTGGGAATGAAATGCTTAACTTGCCTTCAAGATGATGAAGTGAAGAAAGCCAAAGTTGGAATAGTTGGTGGTGTTCTCTTCATTATTGGTGGTAAGTATAATTATTTTTGGGTCTCTTAATTCATAGATAATTCTCCACttaaagtaaaacagtaaaacaaataataaatgagttttaacatatttttggaGGTGTCACTGAGAATAATATTTGCACATAttgaccatataaaaaaaaatttgattgagTCAGTTGCCGCTTGTCAATTTGTTCTTTCTATGATGAGCTTGTGATAGCCTTCCATAGTGTAGAACAAGTGACCATATCTGGGCCACTTAGGGAAGTCTCCAGTCTTGTACACTGTTGATATGAGATGAATGAATGTTGACATGAATGACGAATGAATGTTTTTCTGCCAAAATAGGCAAAGGGGTCTGGCCAGACTCCCACACTTGTGTATATGAGCATGAAGGTTTATGgtgaaatatttcaaaatatctaTTGGTGTATTCATGTATAACTGCTTATCTGTTGAATGTGGCCAGTATTAGAAATAATGAGTTGCTAGAAATTACTTTTGAATTTTTCTTCTAGGACTATGTGTTCTTATTGCAACAGCTTGGTATGGAAACCAAATTGCCAGGGATTTCTACAATGCATTTACCCCAACCAACTCCAAGTAAGTATAGCAATGGTAGAGTTATGTGTCTTACTAGTTTTACTCTTAATATCATTATGacatacaaaaaacagaatattgaTATATGTAAGTACCAGGAGTTAGTAAACTTTCAAACTTAAATCAAATTACCATGAGGAACTATATTTGCTAAGAGACAGTGGGGAAACCCACTTAAATTCAGTGCTCCTTCCTATCAGCCTCCCATGGCTTGTTTTGGCCCTAGTTAGTTTTTAGAAGCCTGTGGACACTTGTGTGGtacaaggttatgagtgaagaagtttttagtaggtcatttgaggagtAGAAATTGCAGGTAGGGGCGAATTTATGTATACAGTCAGATATGTGGGACTGGAGCCACCAAATATTAACTTGACAGCTCTACAATTCTTGCACAGAATAGGGCATGGAAGATATCAAACAAAATTTAGTGAGGAGAAAATAGTACTTAAGCTCTTGTAATTAACTTCTGTTACCCTACTGAATATATCATAAATAAGTGTTTCTCTCTTTCTTGTAGATATGAATTTGGTCCAGCTTTATTCATTGGTTGGGCAGGTGCTGCAATGGCAATCTTAGGAGGGGCCTTGTTGTGCTGCTCTTGTCCTAAAAGGGAAACCTCATACCCACCTTCCAGAGGCTACCACAAAAATGCACCATCAGCACCTGCAGGAAAAGACTACGTGTAATGCACATGCTGAGCAATATTCAGCACTCCACTGAGACTTGACAACCTTCCTTCCTTTGAAAATAACCCACAAATTACCTATTTTTTGAATTTATGAACTGGTCAAAATGTATATTCATGCAGATGCAAGTTAATGAGCTTCAGGACAGAAATATGTAACTTCCAAAGATTACTAAATTTCATCTTTTGTTAAAATGCAACATACTGcagcatataaaaaatattgcatagaaaGCATAGACATTTATTGGTCTGCTGGTAATCATAATACAATATTACCGCAAAGACGGTTTAAAGGCtgttaaatacatttctacataAATAGTATTCTGGGTACCATGCAGTAATTGCCACACAAGTTGATAAGTATTAAGGGCGTTTTACACACTCAAGCAGGATCTCAAAGCCAAGGTTACCTTTTAGGAGTTAGTGAATTTGCAGTACATTCTTTATACTTAGACAAAGTTATGTAACTATTTATATCACTTAATAAAATGCTGTGTAAATTGGCTGCATAATTTTCTGAACTAAATTAGCCAGTGAGCCACAATAAGAGCAATGTTTTAGTTTTGCGAATCCAAAATAGAAGCTGGTTTTGAAAGAATTTTTATTCTCATGGAATATTGGTTTTACTTAAAGAATTCTGAAAAACCTTGTAAAAGGCAGCTTAAAGGGgaatcctgcaaactccatacagatagtgtcctggcacaGATTCAAACCTAGGATTTTAACACTGCAAAGCAAGGGTGCTAACTATTTTTCCAAAGCAAATGAGTATGTGTATGCAATTAAAGGAATGAATGAGGCCAAAAAGAATCACAAGCAGAATGACCTAGTTGCTATTCATAAGGAAAATTATTTCCTTCCaattttttgaacaaaaaagatatattgatttattttttcacataaggTACAATAAAGAAAAGTGTATAGACTAGAACCTACAGTTGAAAGTATTCCTTTGGAAGCTGCTCCTTTAAAGTATACCTTTAAATATGCTGAGTAAAAGGATATTACATAActgtctaaaaaatgtaaaagtgtgacCTGACTTAGTTGTTGATATTTTTCAATAGTTACAGATGATGATATTCTAGACAATGACAATTACAGTGTTTGATGTGAAAAAATGTCACCAGAAGCTCCATACAAGCTggtcaactgttttttttaaaaaaaaggtcttccaaaaaaaaaaaacttttagtaatTTTTTGTCCCACGGCCTGTGCCATTACTCTTTGCTGTCCTAAAGAACTACCACTGCCAAAGGATCTTTTGCCACTGCTAGCTGTGGTCCCATCTGTTGGTCCCTGCACTAGCACAAGACACAGTAGGGATGTAGGTGCTGGGGATAGAACTACATTGCTCAGTGGGGGACCAGAGACCAACACACATGGACGTGAGATCTTTGTTAGTTATAGAATACTTTATGTGCATTTTGCACAGTGTAAATAATAGATATCCTACATGTTTGGTTTAATATAATGGCTCTTCAGTTTAAAGAAAGAATGGTGGAAAAGGATGTACTATTTTCCCATCATTTCAACCATATCATGATTATTAGAGAAGAAcacataaatattgtaatatttggcAAGTATACTgagttttgttttcttattagAATGTATATCTAGGAGAGTTAGAACTTAGAGCTTTAGGATGACATTTGCTTGGTCTAAACTTGATATCTTTTGAACTATTTGCAAAGCTAAAGGCTATCAAGATATCACTTGGTTTCTTGAAGTGTAACTCCACTTTTAAACAACTGTGATACTGTAAAGCAGGGCAGTAAATTATAgtgattatgtatttttttaaattgttagaaGTTGTATATATCATTCCACAGCTGTCTACTTACAATTGTAAGCATCATTAGACACCGA from Pyxicephalus adspersus chromosome 4, UCB_Pads_2.0, whole genome shotgun sequence carries:
- the CLDN1 gene encoding claudin-1 is translated as MANSGLQLLGFALACIGWIGFIVAVAIPQWKMSSFAGDAIITAQVTYEGLWMSCVMQSTGQMQCKTYDSLLKLGSTMQATRALMICGIIVGFFAACIAAVGMKCLTCLQDDEVKKAKVGIVGGVLFIIGGLCVLIATAWYGNQIARDFYNAFTPTNSKYEFGPALFIGWAGAAMAILGGALLCCSCPKRETSYPPSRGYHKNAPSAPAGKDYV